One Comamonas odontotermitis genomic window, CCAGTTGCCATTCGGTCTGCGTCCACTCGTAGGCCTCGGCAACACTCACCACCTTGGCCAGATCCAGGCCTTTCATGCTGGGCGCGGCCTTGGCTGCGGCGATGGCTTCGTCAATGCGTGCCTGCGATACGGTTTCGCCCTCCGCCAGGCCCACGATGGCGCCGTTCTGCGCACCCTTGTCGCGCAGCAGGCGGGTGAGCTTGCGGGTATCGATGTTGGCGATGGAAACGGTCTTGGTGCGCTTGAGGTAGGCAGACAGCGTTTCGGTGCTGCGGAAGTTGCTGGCCAGGAGTGGCAGATTCTTGATGATCAAGCCTGCAGCATAGACTTTGTCGGACTCAATATCCTCAGCGTTGATCCCGTAGTTGCCGATGTGCGGATACGTGAGCGTCACGATCTGCTGGCAGTAGCTGGGGTCGGTAAGGATTTCCTGGTAACCGGTCATGGCGGTGTTGAACACCACCTCACCGGTCGTGGTGCCTTGCGCACCAATCGAGTTGCCAATAAAGACCGTGCCGTCTGCGAGCGCCAGGATGGCGGGGGGAAACGCGCCCTGTTGAGACAAAAACACTGGGTTCTCCGGATGGTTACGGGTCGCCCGGAGCCTTCGGCGGATCTTTGATCCGCCAATGAAGACTGTGCTTATGAGAGATTGCTTTGAGTGCAGCCGGGCGACGTGATTACTTGAAAGCCACCCATTGTAGCGTGGAAGCTGCATCCTGAGTCAGCAGAGGTGCCGATTGCAGGGGTTTTCGGGCAAAAATTACACACTCTGCGCAGTTTTTAACCTACACATTGCGTATACATCGTAATTTTAAAACGCAAAGCGCATATCCGATACTTGATGCATTATTTTGCGCGCGCGGCGGCGCTCGCATGCAGGCAAATGGCTGCGGCAGCACCCACGTTCAGCGATTCCTCACCACCAGGCTGCGTGATACGGATGTGCTGATGGGCTCCTTCCTGCAGCGCGACAGACACTCCCTGCCCTTCATGGCCCATCACCCAGGTGCATGGCCAAGGCAAGGTTGCCTTGTGCAGCCAATCACCCTGGTGAGAACTGGTGACCAGCAACGGCTGCTGCAGCGCCAACACATCCTCGACGGAAGCGTTTTCCACCAGATGCAGCGCAAAATGCGCCCCCATGCCTGCGCGCAGCACCTTGGCACCCCACAGCGCCGCACTACCCTTGATGGCAATCACCTGACCAAAGCCGAAGGCCGAAGCACTGCGCAGGATGGAGCCCACATTGCCTGCATCCTGCACCCGATCGAGCACGACAGCTGCCTTGCCATGCACTGCAGAAACAGCCTCTGCTGGCAAATCCATCAGAAACCCAAAGGGTGCAGGCGATGGCAGCGGCGACAGGCCGGCATATAAGGCGTCTTCGATGACTATGTTTTTAGGAGCAGCTCGCGTATATTCAACGGGCGCTGTCTGCCAGAATTTCTCGGAAAAGACTGCCACGGAGGGCTGCTTGCCGCGTGCCAGTGCCGCTCGGCACAAATGATCGCCTTCAATCCAGACCCTGCCCTGCTTGCGATAGGCTGCGCCATCATCCATCAAGCGGCGCAGCTCCTTGACGAGCGCATTGTCGCGGGACTGGATGTAAGTTGCCTGTTTGTCAGTATGCACAGCTCTTCCTTTGACCCGGCAAGCCGGCAGGCTCGCTCAGGCATGTATTCATTTGGCCAGACCGCTGGCACCTTGTTTCATGGCCAATACCTGAGCCACCGGCGCAAAGGTGCGGCGGTGCTCGGGGCATGCACCATAGGCATGCAAGGCAGCCAGGTGCAAAGCTGTGCCATAGCCCTTATGCGCAGCAAAGCCATATTGCGGATGGGCGCGATCAATCTCTTCGCACCAGCGGTCACGATGCACCTTCGCCAGAATGGATGCCGCCGAAATCGCAGGTACCAGTGCATCGCCTTTGACGATGGCCTCTGCTGGAACATCGAGTTGAGGTAGCCGGTTGCCATCCACCAGAACGCACACGGGCTTGAGCCGCAACCCAAGAACCGCGCGTTGCATGGCCAGCATGGTGGCCTGCAGGATGTTGAGGGCATCCACCTCTTCCACCGTGGCCAGAGCAATCGAGCAGCACAGCGCCTTGGCGCGGATTTCGTCGTAGAGCTTTTCGCGCTTGAGTGCCGTCAATTTCTTGGAATCTGCCAATCCTTCAATCGGCGCGCGCTCATCCAGAATGACTGCGGCAGCCACCACCGGCCCGGCAAGCGGTCCTCGCCCGGCTTCATCCACCCCCGCAACCAGGCCTGGCGGATGCCATGGCAAAGGAGCCTGGTCAGGCAGCAAGTATTTTCTGGATGGCATCGGTGGCAAGCTTCGGTGTATCCCTGCGCAATTCTAGGTGCAGGTCGTAAAAACGCTGCTCCAGCAAAGCGAGTCGTGACGGATCGCGCACAGGCGCATCCAGCCACTGCGCAACCGCATCGGCCAGTGCCTGCGGCGTCGCCGCATCTTGCAGCAACTCGGGCACCACGAAATCTTGGCACAGAATATTGGGCAAGCCCACCCAGGGCTGCAATTGCTTGCGCTTCATCAGCCGCCAGCTGATGGGGTGCATGTGGTAGCTGATGACCATCGGGCGCTTGAAAAGCGCCGCTTCCAAGGTGGCAGTGCCGCTGGCAATCAGGGTGCAGTTGCAGGCTTCCAGCGCCAGGTGCGACTGGCCATCAAGAATCTTGATGCGATCCAATATCCCGCACTCAGCAGCCAGTGCGTCAATACGCGCACGCAAAGCCGGAACAGCAGGGACCAGGATTGTAAGCGAAGGGCGTGCTCGCAAAAGCATAGCCGCCGCCTGAAAAAACGGCTTGGCGAT contains:
- the rnhB gene encoding ribonuclease HII, whose product is MPSRKYLLPDQAPLPWHPPGLVAGVDEAGRGPLAGPVVAAAVILDERAPIEGLADSKKLTALKREKLYDEIRAKALCCSIALATVEEVDALNILQATMLAMQRAVLGLRLKPVCVLVDGNRLPQLDVPAEAIVKGDALVPAISAASILAKVHRDRWCEEIDRAHPQYGFAAHKGYGTALHLAALHAYGACPEHRRTFAPVAQVLAMKQGASGLAK
- a CDS encoding TrmH family RNA methyltransferase — its product is MHTDKQATYIQSRDNALVKELRRLMDDGAAYRKQGRVWIEGDHLCRAALARGKQPSVAVFSEKFWQTAPVEYTRAAPKNIVIEDALYAGLSPLPSPAPFGFLMDLPAEAVSAVHGKAAVVLDRVQDAGNVGSILRSASAFGFGQVIAIKGSAALWGAKVLRAGMGAHFALHLVENASVEDVLALQQPLLVTSSHQGDWLHKATLPWPCTWVMGHEGQGVSVALQEGAHQHIRITQPGGEESLNVGAAAAICLHASAAARAK